Proteins encoded by one window of Dryocola sp. LX212:
- a CDS encoding fimbrial protein, with protein MKRTFLRRQAAVLLPGIALFAAWAMADTNVEFSGALVADPCRVETDSEAQTVEFGAIPSKTFIDAVQTVPKTFHVHLKECDLSLGSQVSFTFSGEKDASEPTLFRVSGSARGIALAIADSEGRAVTPDGEQQAVTLTEGDNTLTWQTRVQSTAGRHVGEGEFSSVVIFALRYD; from the coding sequence ATGAAACGCACGTTTTTACGCCGTCAGGCGGCGGTGCTGCTGCCGGGTATCGCGCTCTTCGCTGCCTGGGCCATGGCGGACACGAACGTTGAATTCAGCGGTGCGCTGGTCGCCGACCCGTGCCGGGTGGAAACCGACTCGGAAGCGCAGACGGTGGAGTTTGGCGCGATCCCGTCGAAGACGTTTATTGACGCGGTGCAGACGGTGCCGAAGACCTTCCATGTGCACCTGAAGGAGTGCGACCTCTCGCTGGGATCGCAGGTTTCGTTTACGTTCAGCGGCGAGAAAGACGCGTCTGAGCCGACGCTGTTCAGGGTGAGCGGCAGCGCCAGGGGAATAGCCCTTGCGATTGCGGACAGCGAAGGTCGCGCGGTGACGCCGGACGGCGAGCAGCAGGCGGTGACGCTGACGGAAGGAGACAACACGCTGACCTGGCAGACGCGGGTGCAGTCGACGGCCGGGCGGCACGTCGGGGAGGGAGAGTTCAGTTCGGTGGTGATCTTTGCGCTGCGGTATGACTAA
- a CDS encoding fimbrial protein: MMKKEDVRATRGERHVTVMLWLAFLAAALPLLMASLSVSARTDNWHVDGLNGELHVSGSLVSAPCVLTPESQEQEISLGRTALPSLMHTGDMTVPVTVHVVLDGCPGGNHALDDLQTLRGGLWLSGQDAVRMTVTGKADPHDSRFFQVHGSALGVSLRLEAPDGELMSPGVSARPLPLYPGRNVLPLKAQLLRNAAPLRAGEWTSVVQIGLEYE; encoded by the coding sequence ATGATGAAAAAGGAAGACGTCAGGGCAACGCGGGGCGAGCGGCACGTGACGGTGATGCTGTGGCTGGCCTTTCTGGCCGCCGCCCTGCCGCTGCTGATGGCTTCCCTCAGCGTCAGCGCGCGCACCGATAACTGGCATGTGGACGGCCTCAACGGTGAGCTTCACGTCTCCGGCAGCCTGGTCAGCGCGCCGTGCGTGCTGACGCCGGAGTCGCAGGAGCAGGAGATTAGCCTGGGGCGCACGGCCCTCCCGTCACTGATGCATACCGGCGATATGACGGTGCCGGTCACGGTGCACGTGGTGCTGGACGGCTGTCCGGGGGGCAACCATGCCCTGGACGATCTGCAGACGCTGCGTGGCGGGCTGTGGCTTTCAGGGCAGGACGCGGTGCGCATGACGGTAACGGGTAAGGCCGATCCGCATGACAGCCGCTTTTTCCAGGTGCACGGCAGCGCTTTGGGGGTGTCGTTGCGCCTGGAAGCGCCGGACGGGGAGCTGATGTCGCCGGGCGTCTCTGCCCGCCCGCTGCCGCTGTACCCGGGGCGTAACGTTCTGCCGCTGAAGGCCCAGCTGTTGCGCAATGCCGCGCCGCTGCGGGCCGGGGAGTGGACCTCGGTGGTGCAGATTGGCCTGGAGTACGAATAA
- a CDS encoding molecular chaperone, with product MRQRRADVTHRDTVLKGVALRLAACVLCVGLSPAAQSAIALDRTRAIYPGADKGLVMNISNDSSQKPYLAQAWLEDAQGNPLKDYLMVSPPMQRLEPGQKSVVRVRALPSAASLPQDRESLFYFSVREVPPKSDRPNVLQLALQTKIKLFYRPAAITPARFSRQDDRLILHKVSDGFRVENPTPYYMTVLGITGGLKQSVAKDFKTVMIAPKSSATVRSQVFAQPHLITINDFGGKPVLPFVCQGTVCRADPAATRDR from the coding sequence ATGAGACAACGGCGTGCGGACGTAACGCACCGTGACACGGTGTTAAAAGGCGTAGCGTTACGACTGGCCGCATGCGTGCTGTGCGTCGGGCTGAGTCCGGCGGCGCAGAGCGCCATCGCTCTGGATCGCACCCGGGCAATTTATCCCGGTGCAGACAAGGGGCTGGTGATGAACATCAGCAACGACAGCAGCCAGAAACCCTACCTGGCCCAGGCGTGGCTGGAGGATGCCCAGGGCAACCCCCTGAAGGATTACCTGATGGTGTCGCCTCCCATGCAGCGGCTGGAGCCGGGGCAGAAGAGCGTTGTCAGGGTCAGGGCCCTGCCGTCGGCGGCCAGCCTGCCGCAGGATCGGGAGAGCCTGTTCTATTTCAGCGTGCGTGAAGTGCCGCCCAAGAGCGACCGTCCCAACGTTCTGCAGCTGGCGCTGCAGACCAAAATAAAGCTGTTTTACCGCCCGGCCGCCATCACGCCCGCGCGCTTCAGCCGTCAGGACGACAGGCTCATCCTGCATAAGGTGAGCGACGGTTTCCGGGTAGAGAACCCCACGCCCTATTACATGACGGTTCTGGGCATCACCGGCGGGCTGAAGCAGTCGGTCGCGAAGGACTTTAAGACGGTGATGATTGCGCCAAAATCCAGCGCAACGGTACGCAGCCAGGTGTTCGCGCAGCCGCACCTTATCACCATCAATGATTTTGGCGGAAAGCCGGTACTGCCGTTCGTCTGTCAGGGGACGGTATGTCGGGCGGATCCTGCCGCCACACGGGACCGCTGA
- a CDS encoding fimbria/pilus outer membrane usher protein, with protein MDKSLLFKRTVLGVCISVLLQGYSLRAFAVEFNTDILSAEDRNNIDLSRFSQAGYIMPGTYILGIKLNGQKISEQEIHFIETPPANEGGSPLSRACLTRDQVAMLGLRPDALARVLFSEDGRCADFSALDGVLLQGNLPDSTLAVSVPQAWLEYQDATWLPPSRWEEGIPGLLLDYNVNATATRSEQSKSSQSASASGTAGANLGPWRLRGDWQGSYSHTTGYQGSRRNFDWSRIYAYRALPGLMAKMTVGEDYLQSDLFDAWRFTGASLVSDESQLPPKLRGYAPEVSGIARTNAKVTVSQQGRVIHETTVAAGPFRIQELSSAVSGELDVRVEEQDGSVQAFTVTTATIPYLTRPGQVRYRLAAGRPSDYGHRVEGPVFGTGEVSWGISNSWSLYGGGILAQDYSSMALGVGRDLYQFGALSADVTQSVARLPGEGSLQGRSYRVSYSKRFDEINSDLTFAGYRFSDRNYLTMSEYLDNRYRDGSLGNSKELYTITASKSFTDLRLSAYLSWSHQTYWNRPESNRHSLSISRYFDLGDWRNASFSLSASRSEYNGRRDDTAWLSLSLPLGRGTASYNGNWSRDSFSQTAGWYQRLDNGDNYRLSGGTRNDKGERMTTQASGLYSHSGNLADVTGNFGWQEKGYTSLGLSLSGGATATLKGAALHGGGTPGGTRMLVSADGVSGVPVGRNGSTNLFGIAVEPSVPSYYRSTTSVDVNRLPEDIEVSGSPVAEAALTEGAIGFRHFDVLKGSKVVGILAMADGTHPPFGASVRNAKAREVGMLSDAGLAWISGVNPGERLDVYWDGRVQCMTTLPDTLTAGQLLLPCRRVTAQADRASE; from the coding sequence ATGGATAAATCACTGTTATTTAAGCGCACCGTGCTTGGAGTCTGTATTTCCGTACTCCTGCAGGGCTATTCCCTTCGCGCATTTGCCGTAGAGTTTAATACCGATATTCTCAGTGCGGAAGATCGAAATAATATTGATTTGTCCCGTTTTTCACAGGCCGGCTACATTATGCCCGGCACCTATATTCTGGGAATCAAGCTTAACGGGCAGAAGATTTCTGAGCAGGAAATCCACTTCATAGAAACGCCGCCGGCGAATGAAGGAGGAAGCCCCCTCAGCCGCGCCTGTCTGACCCGTGACCAGGTGGCGATGCTGGGGCTGCGTCCGGACGCGCTGGCCCGGGTGTTATTCAGCGAGGACGGACGCTGCGCGGACTTTTCAGCCCTCGACGGGGTGCTGCTGCAGGGCAACCTGCCGGACTCCACGCTGGCTGTCTCTGTTCCCCAGGCCTGGCTGGAATACCAGGATGCGACCTGGCTGCCGCCGTCCCGCTGGGAAGAGGGCATTCCCGGACTGCTGCTGGATTACAACGTAAACGCGACGGCAACCCGTTCTGAACAGAGTAAGTCTTCGCAGAGCGCCAGTGCCAGCGGCACGGCCGGGGCCAACCTGGGGCCGTGGCGTCTGCGCGGCGACTGGCAGGGCAGCTACAGCCACACCACCGGTTATCAGGGCTCCAGACGTAATTTTGACTGGAGCCGGATCTACGCCTACCGCGCGCTGCCGGGTCTGATGGCCAAAATGACGGTCGGGGAAGATTACCTGCAGTCGGATCTGTTTGACGCCTGGCGGTTTACCGGCGCGTCGCTGGTCAGTGATGAAAGCCAGCTTCCGCCTAAGCTGCGCGGCTATGCGCCGGAAGTCAGCGGCATAGCCCGGACCAACGCGAAGGTGACGGTCAGCCAGCAGGGGCGCGTGATCCATGAAACCACGGTGGCGGCCGGTCCGTTCCGCATTCAGGAGCTGAGCAGCGCGGTCAGCGGGGAGCTTGACGTGCGGGTGGAGGAGCAGGACGGCAGCGTACAGGCCTTCACAGTCACCACCGCCACCATTCCTTATCTGACCCGCCCGGGACAGGTGCGTTATCGCCTGGCGGCCGGGCGACCTTCCGATTACGGCCACCGCGTTGAGGGGCCGGTCTTCGGCACCGGCGAGGTGTCCTGGGGGATCAGCAACAGCTGGTCGCTGTACGGCGGGGGCATTCTGGCGCAGGACTACAGCAGCATGGCGCTGGGGGTCGGACGGGATCTGTATCAGTTTGGCGCCCTGTCGGCGGACGTCACCCAGTCGGTGGCGCGCCTGCCCGGCGAAGGTTCGCTGCAGGGACGTTCGTACCGGGTGAGCTACTCCAAACGTTTCGACGAAATCAACAGCGACCTGACGTTTGCGGGCTACCGCTTTTCGGACCGAAACTATCTGACCATGTCCGAATATCTGGACAACCGCTATCGCGACGGCAGCCTCGGTAACAGCAAGGAGCTGTACACGATCACGGCCAGCAAGAGCTTCACGGACCTGCGGCTGTCGGCCTACCTGAGCTGGTCGCACCAGACCTACTGGAACCGCCCGGAATCAAACCGGCACAGCCTGTCCATCAGCCGTTATTTCGATTTGGGCGACTGGCGCAATGCCTCCTTCTCGCTGTCGGCAAGCCGCAGCGAGTATAACGGCCGGCGGGATGATACGGCCTGGCTGAGCCTGAGCCTGCCGCTGGGCCGCGGTACCGCCAGCTACAACGGTAACTGGAGCAGGGACAGCTTCAGCCAGACGGCCGGCTGGTACCAGCGCCTGGACAACGGCGACAACTACCGCTTAAGCGGCGGCACCCGCAACGATAAAGGTGAACGCATGACCACGCAGGCCAGCGGCCTGTACAGCCACAGCGGCAACCTTGCGGACGTGACGGGCAATTTTGGCTGGCAGGAAAAAGGCTACACCTCCCTCGGCTTGTCGCTGAGCGGCGGGGCCACCGCGACCCTGAAAGGGGCCGCGCTGCACGGCGGCGGCACCCCGGGCGGGACCCGGATGCTGGTCAGCGCCGACGGCGTGTCCGGGGTACCGGTCGGGCGAAACGGCAGCACCAACCTGTTCGGCATTGCCGTGGAGCCGTCCGTACCCAGCTATTACCGTTCAACAACCAGCGTGGATGTCAACCGACTCCCGGAAGACATTGAGGTCAGCGGCTCGCCGGTGGCCGAAGCCGCCCTCACGGAGGGGGCTATCGGTTTCCGCCACTTTGACGTCCTGAAGGGGAGCAAGGTCGTGGGCATTCTGGCGATGGCGGACGGTACGCACCCGCCTTTTGGCGCCAGCGTGCGTAATGCGAAGGCGCGTGAAGTGGGCATGCTCAGCGACGCCGGCCTGGCGTGGATATCCGGGGTCAACCCCGGCGAGCGCCTGGACGTGTACTGGGACGGCAGGGTGCAGTGCATGACCACGCTGCCGGATACCCTGACCGCCGGTCAGCTTCTGCTGCCGTGCCGCAGGGTGACCGCGCAGGCCGACAGGGCGAGTGAATAA
- a CDS encoding fimbrial protein, translating to MRLRCIYPAVLLLGFSAGALGQWSDRGHGRVQMNGQVQESACSLHTDDVWQEIVFAPQATRDMYSDASAPEKDFSLRLVNCELEKQNGSRWQGVVVTFDGKQDETNDALFALEGEAEGLALQLTDASGQRAVSGNALNAISLREGDNQLNYHLRLVRNGQPLKEGGWSAALRFMVAYE from the coding sequence ATGCGGTTACGCTGTATTTACCCTGCGGTACTCCTGCTTGGCTTCAGCGCCGGCGCTTTGGGCCAGTGGAGTGACAGGGGACACGGGCGGGTACAGATGAACGGTCAGGTGCAGGAGTCGGCATGCAGTCTGCATACCGACGATGTCTGGCAGGAGATTGTGTTTGCGCCACAGGCGACGCGGGATATGTATTCTGACGCGTCCGCGCCGGAAAAAGACTTCTCGCTGCGTCTGGTGAACTGTGAGCTGGAGAAGCAAAACGGTTCGCGCTGGCAGGGCGTGGTTGTTACCTTCGACGGAAAGCAGGATGAAACGAATGATGCGTTATTTGCGCTGGAGGGCGAAGCGGAAGGGCTGGCGTTACAGCTAACGGATGCCAGCGGCCAGCGTGCTGTGTCCGGAAATGCCCTGAATGCCATCAGCCTCAGGGAAGGGGATAACCAACTCAATTACCACCTGCGGCTGGTGCGCAACGGTCAGCCTTTAAAGGAAGGGGGATGGTCCGCGGCGCTGCGTTTTATGGTGGCCTATGAATAA
- a CDS encoding fimbrial protein produces the protein MKLNKLASVFVIAMGMSAAGAQAAADAGSGKVTFTGSIIDAPCSIDPESSDQEVNLGQVAKSQLENNGTSTPQSFQILLKNCSLTETTVTDPENPGAETPVTTAPSVKVTFGGSPAVADDNTWFGITGTASGAGVVITDGASNKIPVGGTSAARELIEGDNTLGFSAYLQGLGQTIQTGDFQSIADFTLAYE, from the coding sequence ATGAAACTGAATAAACTGGCCTCTGTATTTGTTATTGCTATGGGTATGTCTGCTGCGGGTGCTCAGGCAGCAGCTGACGCAGGCAGCGGCAAGGTTACCTTTACCGGTTCTATTATTGATGCGCCATGCTCTATTGACCCTGAGTCTTCCGATCAGGAAGTAAACCTGGGTCAGGTTGCTAAATCTCAGCTGGAAAATAACGGCACTTCTACGCCTCAGAGCTTCCAGATCCTGCTGAAAAACTGCAGCCTCACCGAAACGACTGTAACCGATCCAGAAAATCCGGGCGCGGAAACTCCGGTTACTACCGCACCTTCCGTAAAAGTTACCTTCGGTGGTTCTCCGGCCGTGGCTGACGATAACACCTGGTTTGGTATCACTGGTACCGCCTCCGGCGCAGGTGTGGTTATCACTGATGGCGCAAGCAACAAGATCCCGGTAGGCGGCACTTCTGCAGCCCGTGAACTGATTGAAGGTGATAACACCCTCGGTTTCTCCGCGTACCTGCAGGGTCTGGGTCAAACCATTCAGACCGGTGACTTCCAGTCTATCGCTGACTTCACCCTGGCCTACGAATAA
- a CDS encoding helix-turn-helix transcriptional regulator, giving the protein MATTKNDVYIYIVTDNIFFVNGFRSLLERTNKSDALNFTCESADYSISSVHYISKEINERGSSSHAVIIADNDMLGAIGLSIVKKDNVIFMDLASCKHDFIEVIADKKLHGLYTRSLQLINGKQMQIQSLTRKEKRVCYYIAKGYPSKFIGLNLGINVKSVSAYIRNIMRKIGCDNKIEFYKFLMIYYKQAAPATLCNEKM; this is encoded by the coding sequence ATGGCAACTACAAAGAATGATGTATACATCTATATCGTGACAGATAATATTTTTTTTGTGAATGGATTTCGTTCTTTGCTTGAGCGTACGAATAAAAGTGATGCGCTGAACTTCACTTGTGAGAGCGCAGATTACTCCATCAGTAGCGTACACTATATCTCAAAAGAAATTAATGAGAGAGGCAGCAGCAGTCATGCCGTCATCATTGCTGATAATGACATGTTAGGCGCTATTGGTTTATCGATAGTTAAAAAAGATAATGTGATTTTCATGGACCTGGCTTCATGTAAGCATGACTTCATTGAAGTGATAGCAGATAAAAAGCTGCATGGTTTGTATACCAGAAGTTTACAGCTCATTAACGGTAAACAAATGCAAATCCAATCCTTAACCAGGAAAGAAAAGCGTGTCTGTTATTACATAGCTAAAGGTTATCCATCCAAATTTATTGGGCTTAACCTGGGTATAAATGTAAAGTCGGTAAGCGCCTACATCAGAAATATTATGCGCAAGATTGGCTGTGATAACAAAATAGAGTTCTATAAGTTTTTGATGATTTATTACAAGCAAGCTGCACCAGCAACGCTTTGTAATGAAAAGATGTGA
- a CDS encoding transcriptional regulator, protein MNSEDEVLYLIEGIVEFKPHDNCLISLTTGEKKTLLAAASSCLHLLLQHQGTLVTKKALFEAGWEKDGLHVTDNTFYQNVLTLRRSLSSLGIERNIIITVTRKGLMIPNDVNAKKLTEENASASPKEDDPPQSLEKKSLLKEGITRKPNKIGSAVQTWFKFCFFLAILFLTISGVYCVINTTDENNFFADYKLFGKTNGCIIFINNKHDNIEEYQLFTKNNPLNCDSQNYIYLTVVPFLQRVSAIRCKKPLLNEPTTQCVSDYYLSRDEKLK, encoded by the coding sequence ATGAATTCTGAAGATGAAGTTTTGTATCTTATTGAAGGGATTGTAGAATTTAAGCCGCATGATAATTGCCTGATTTCTTTGACGACAGGGGAAAAGAAAACGCTACTGGCAGCTGCGTCAAGCTGCCTACATTTATTGTTACAGCATCAAGGAACGCTGGTCACAAAGAAGGCGCTATTCGAAGCAGGCTGGGAAAAGGATGGGTTGCATGTTACAGACAATACTTTTTATCAAAATGTTTTAACATTAAGACGCTCGTTGAGCTCGCTGGGTATTGAAAGGAATATTATTATTACGGTTACCCGTAAAGGCCTGATGATTCCAAATGATGTCAACGCAAAGAAGCTGACGGAAGAAAATGCTAGCGCCAGTCCAAAGGAGGATGATCCCCCGCAGTCTCTTGAAAAGAAATCTCTTTTAAAAGAGGGTATTACACGAAAGCCTAATAAGATAGGTAGCGCAGTTCAGACCTGGTTTAAATTTTGTTTTTTCCTTGCCATTCTTTTTTTAACGATTTCGGGAGTATACTGCGTAATTAACACTACAGATGAAAATAATTTTTTTGCGGACTATAAGCTTTTCGGGAAGACCAATGGCTGCATAATTTTCATTAATAACAAACATGATAACATTGAAGAATACCAGCTTTTTACAAAAAACAACCCATTGAACTGTGATTCTCAGAATTACATTTATCTTACGGTTGTACCTTTTCTGCAGCGAGTGTCGGCGATCCGATGTAAGAAGCCATTATTAAATGAGCCTACAACGCAGTGTGTTTCTGATTACTACCTTTCAAGGGATGAGAAATTAAAATGA
- a CDS encoding phospholipase effector Tle1 domain-containing protein: MGKNIIFCADGTWNPPGVDELPDDDLVVSNVYQLFVDMKGVGDKQSLLLANEQEKFWLDSSGQVAQVAKYIHGVGDPHNSLVKLLGGTFGASMITPIIRGYTFLSRYWEPGDRIYLIGFSRGAYTARALANMIIDRGLLNRDRLHLDERHKDEAWRMAASVWALHRAHTPGISSNLLGAVLRDFPAFFCDSVDPLCMTSSVPVEAVAVWETVGHLGIPKYFNDKRMDVFRLTDNELHARVKYGLQAIAIDEQRVDLTPAVWDNRDRIVQVLFPGIHQDVGGGYNCSEADCGLSNGAYLWMHDALDDLGMHLAPSEMKADPLGRLHCEWYPPTTWQRISPRRLPAPLSSSMMIHHSAVDRYKSGVPVPWQSALGGEWLYGRYLPTSLQNDLPQPGEVPREWAVSR, from the coding sequence ATGGGGAAAAATATAATTTTTTGTGCCGACGGCACATGGAACCCACCCGGCGTCGATGAACTTCCGGACGATGATCTGGTTGTCAGCAATGTCTATCAGCTGTTCGTTGATATGAAAGGGGTAGGGGATAAGCAGAGTCTGCTGCTGGCTAACGAACAAGAGAAATTCTGGCTGGACAGCAGCGGGCAGGTGGCACAGGTTGCAAAGTACATTCACGGCGTGGGGGATCCGCACAACAGCTTGGTAAAGCTGCTCGGCGGCACTTTTGGCGCCAGTATGATCACGCCGATTATTCGGGGATATACCTTTCTTAGCCGCTACTGGGAGCCGGGGGATCGCATCTATCTGATCGGCTTCAGCCGCGGCGCTTACACGGCCCGTGCGCTGGCGAATATGATCATTGACCGGGGGCTGCTCAATCGGGACAGACTTCACCTTGATGAGCGTCATAAAGATGAGGCCTGGCGGATGGCGGCGTCCGTCTGGGCGCTGCATCGCGCGCATACGCCGGGGATAAGCAGTAATCTGCTTGGTGCTGTCCTTCGGGATTTCCCTGCTTTCTTCTGCGACAGCGTCGATCCGCTCTGCATGACGTCCAGCGTGCCGGTGGAAGCCGTGGCTGTCTGGGAAACGGTGGGGCATCTGGGGATCCCTAAGTACTTTAATGATAAGCGGATGGACGTTTTCCGCTTGACGGACAACGAGTTGCACGCCCGCGTTAAATACGGATTGCAGGCGATTGCCATCGACGAACAGCGCGTCGATTTAACTCCTGCCGTCTGGGACAACAGGGACCGTATCGTACAGGTGCTTTTTCCTGGCATTCACCAGGACGTGGGAGGAGGCTACAACTGCAGTGAAGCAGATTGCGGTCTGTCAAACGGGGCGTATCTGTGGATGCATGACGCGCTGGACGATTTGGGGATGCACCTTGCGCCCAGCGAGATGAAAGCCGATCCCCTGGGGCGTTTACACTGCGAATGGTACCCGCCAACGACCTGGCAGCGCATTTCCCCAAGAAGACTGCCCGCGCCGCTGTCTTCGTCAATGATGATCCACCATTCGGCGGTAGACCGCTATAAATCCGGGGTACCTGTGCCCTGGCAGTCGGCACTGGGGGGAGAATGGCTTTACGGAAGATATCTGCCCACCTCACTGCAAAATGATTTGCCACAGCCTGGTGAGGTGCCGCGGGAATGGGCGGTATCGCGCTAG
- the phnC gene encoding phosphonate ABC transporter ATP-binding protein yields the protein MQTIIRVNKLSKTFNHHQALSAVDLQVCEGEMVALLGPSGSGKSTLLRHLSGLITSDRTAECRVELLGRTVQKAGRLASDIRKSRAHTGCIFQQFNLVNRLTVLENVLIGALGSTPFWRTCLKLFTWEQKQRALRALTRVGMAQFAYQRVSTLSGGQQQRVAIARALMQQAKVILADEPIASLDPESARIVMETLHDINRLDGITVVVTLHQVDYALRYCERIVALRQGHVFYDGSSSAFDSERLGNLYRSIARVDAVAA from the coding sequence ATGCAAACAATTATTCGCGTCAACAAGCTGAGCAAAACCTTCAACCACCACCAGGCGCTAAGCGCGGTGGATTTGCAGGTCTGCGAAGGTGAGATGGTGGCACTGCTGGGGCCTTCAGGCTCCGGTAAATCGACGCTGTTACGCCACCTGAGCGGGCTGATAACGTCTGACAGAACTGCAGAGTGCCGGGTCGAACTGCTGGGTCGCACCGTGCAAAAGGCAGGCCGCCTGGCGAGCGACATCCGCAAAAGCCGCGCCCATACCGGCTGCATTTTTCAGCAGTTCAATCTGGTTAACCGGCTAACGGTGCTCGAAAACGTGCTGATCGGCGCGCTGGGCTCTACTCCCTTCTGGCGCACCTGCCTGAAATTATTCACTTGGGAACAAAAGCAGCGCGCGCTACGGGCGCTGACACGCGTGGGCATGGCGCAGTTTGCTTATCAGCGAGTCTCCACCCTGTCCGGTGGGCAGCAGCAGCGCGTGGCGATAGCCCGCGCGCTGATGCAGCAGGCAAAAGTCATTCTCGCCGATGAGCCCATCGCCTCTCTTGACCCGGAATCCGCCCGCATCGTCATGGAAACCCTGCACGACATTAACCGCCTGGACGGCATTACCGTTGTGGTGACGCTGCATCAGGTGGATTACGCCCTGCGCTATTGCGAACGCATAGTCGCGCTGCGTCAGGGGCACGTGTTTTACGACGGAAGCAGCTCGGCGTTCGACAGCGAACGGCTGGGGAATCTCTACCGCAGCATCGCCCGCGTTGACGCGGTGGCTGCCTGA
- the phnD gene encoding phosphonate ABC transporter substrate-binding protein, whose product MSYKKVAALAFTSLLSVSTLFAPAHADEQEKSINFGIISTESQQNLRPQWDPFLKDMEKKLGMKVNAFFAPDYAGIIQGMRFNKVDIAWYGNLSAMEAVDRANGQVFAQTVAADGSPGYWSVLIVNKDSPINNLHDLLAKRKDLTFGNGDPNSTSGYLVPGYYVFAKNNVTVNEFKRSVNASHETNALAVANGQVDVATNNTENLDKLKTSAPDKLKALKVIWKSPLIPGDPIVWRKNLSEATKDKIYDFFMSYGKTPEEKDVLTRLGWAPFRASSDLQLVPIRQLALFKQMQGVKDNKGLDDKEKVSKVSELQNQLNDLDRLTAALTAMTGVNKAVQ is encoded by the coding sequence ATGAGCTACAAAAAAGTTGCCGCCCTCGCTTTTACCAGCCTGCTGAGCGTCAGCACCCTGTTTGCCCCGGCCCATGCGGATGAACAGGAAAAATCGATTAACTTCGGCATTATCTCCACCGAATCCCAGCAAAACCTCAGGCCGCAGTGGGACCCGTTCCTCAAGGATATGGAAAAGAAGCTGGGCATGAAGGTGAACGCTTTCTTCGCCCCGGACTACGCGGGGATCATCCAGGGCATGCGCTTTAACAAAGTGGATATCGCCTGGTACGGCAACCTTTCCGCGATGGAAGCGGTGGACAGGGCAAACGGCCAGGTCTTCGCCCAGACCGTTGCAGCAGACGGATCGCCCGGTTACTGGAGCGTATTGATCGTTAATAAAGACAGCCCGATCAACAACCTTCATGATCTGCTGGCCAAACGCAAAGATCTGACCTTCGGCAACGGCGACCCCAACTCTACTTCTGGTTACCTCGTCCCCGGCTACTACGTCTTCGCAAAAAATAACGTCACCGTGAACGAGTTTAAGCGCTCCGTAAACGCCAGCCATGAGACCAACGCGCTGGCCGTCGCCAACGGGCAGGTGGACGTGGCGACCAACAACACCGAAAACCTCGACAAGCTGAAGACCTCCGCGCCGGACAAGCTCAAAGCGCTGAAGGTGATCTGGAAGTCGCCGCTGATCCCGGGCGACCCTATCGTGTGGCGTAAAAACCTCTCCGAAGCCACGAAGGACAAAATCTACGACTTCTTTATGAGCTACGGCAAAACCCCGGAAGAGAAAGACGTGCTGACCCGCCTGGGCTGGGCGCCGTTCCGCGCCTCAAGCGACCTGCAGCTGGTGCCGATTCGCCAGCTGGCGCTGTTCAAACAGATGCAGGGCGTGAAGGACAACAAGGGGTTGGATGACAAAGAGAAGGTCAGCAAGGTCAGCGAACTGCAAAACCAGCTTAACGATCTGGACCGCCTGACCGCGGCCCTGACGGCGATGACCGGCGTGAATAAAGCGGTGCAGTGA